The Spiroplasma citri genomic sequence GAAAATTATTTTATTAGTAAGGAATTTATCCCTTTTACAACAGAAAAAGCAAGTTTTATTAATTTACCTAATCATAATCGTCATATTGGTTTTTGATTGAGTAATAAGTTTATTTATCCGAGTGAAAAACATTTGGAACAAATAGCAATCGGTTTGATTTATGATAATTCTTACCCTATTGTAAAATATGATGAAAATTTAAAGCGAAATATTTGAAAATATTTAACTGAAACAGAATTAATCAATTTATATAATCAATATAAACAAAATTATTTTACTAAAATGAAAAAAGCGTTATTTTCAAGTGAACCTAAAAAAGTAAAAGCAAATAATAACAATAATAATTTAACAAA encodes the following:
- a CDS encoding DUF3627 domain-containing protein; amino-acid sequence: MIKLSNFVKKNHNVENYFISKEFIPFTTEKASFINLPNHNRHIGFWLSNKFIYPSEKHLEQIAIGLIYDNSYPIVKYDENLKRNIWKYLTETELINLYNQYKQNYFTKMKKALFSSEPKKVKANNNNNNLTNWSVEKEQELINDLKDLN